A section of the Halogranum gelatinilyticum genome encodes:
- the tnpA gene encoding IS200/IS605 family transposase, with product MKTTRHATYNLNYHIVWLPKYRQSVLVNEVGDRVRDILHEIADDKGLEIIDLTVQSDHIHLFVSSPPKHAPSLLANWFKGISSRKYNHRHADHNGEKIKWARGYYA from the coding sequence ATGAAGACCACACGGCACGCCACTTACAACCTTAACTACCACATAGTGTGGTTGCCCAAGTACCGACAGTCGGTACTGGTTAACGAGGTTGGCGACCGTGTGCGAGACATTCTCCACGAAATCGCTGACGACAAAGGACTCGAAATCATCGACTTGACAGTCCAATCTGACCACATCCACCTGTTCGTCAGTAGTCCACCGAAGCACGCCCCGTCCCTTCTCGCCAATTGGTTCAAAGGGATTAGCTCGCGGAAATACAACCACCGCCACGCTGACCACAACGGCGAGAAAATCAAATGGGCACGCGGGTACTACGCG